GCTGCGACGTCCACCTCGCAAAGGTCAAGGACGGCAAGGTCCGCTGGTTCTCCATGCTTGTCCCGACCACCTGGAACTTCCCGACCTGCAGCCGCGCCCTGGCCGGCGCTCCGTGGGAACTCGCAGAAGTCATCGTCCGGGCCTATGACCCGTGCGTCTCCTGCGCCACTCACATGCTGGTCGTGGATGAGAACAAGAAGATAGTGGCCCAGAAGCTCCTCGAGTGATCATGTTATTCCCGGAAATCGTGATTGTGGGATGCGGTAACCCTCTCTTCGCCGACGACGGCCTGGGGCCCGAGGTGATCGAGGTACTGAACCACATGCAACTTCCCGACAATGTCAAGGCCATCGACGCAGGGCTCGGAGCCCCGCACTTTATTTTTACGCTGATCGACCCCGAGGTCACGAAAAAGATCATCGTCGTCGATATCGCGGACTTCGGTGCGGAACCCGGCACTCTTGCGAAGCTGGCTCTTGAAGACCTGCCGCCCGGGAGTTATCGGGACGCCCATTCGTGGGACCTGACCGAACCACTCAACAGGCTGAAGGACAAAGTCGAGATCACGATCTTCGGCGTCCAGCCGAAACGGGTATCATCGCCCGAGATGGAAATCGGGCTCACCGAAGAGGTTCAGAAGGCCATACCCAAGGTAGTACGTCACGTACTCGCAGAAATTGGGG
This portion of the Methanoculleus sp. 7T genome encodes:
- the frhD gene encoding coenzyme F420-reducing hydrogenase, FrhD protein: MLFPEIVIVGCGNPLFADDGLGPEVIEVLNHMQLPDNVKAIDAGLGAPHFIFTLIDPEVTKKIIVVDIADFGAEPGTLAKLALEDLPPGSYRDAHSWDLTEPLNRLKDKVEITIFGVQPKRVSSPEMEIGLTEEVQKAIPKVVRHVLAEIGVDYGATSEAERDHLWKEGATQA